The sequence GGAGAAACCACTGAGGGATTTCCCTGCTCAGTTCAGCTCAGTGCAGCCCATTAAGAGGGGCCCTAACAGCGTAGGCTATCACTGGTTACAGCAGTGACAGGTAGCCTATTGAAAATGCACTATGAAGCTTATGTTATTAGCTATTTTCACAggataaccttttttttatacaatccAATTAGCCTACCTATAGATCTGTGTGTGAACAGCAAGCCCACTTGTGAGGGTATTCAAGCAACAAATGAAGATTGTAGAAGTTTATTAGATGTGAGGTTTCCAGTGAAtgcatatttttatttcagttttcttAAATATGcagatgaactgcagagagctTGGCCAAAAATAACCTATTCCCCAGTGCAGTTTATCGTTAGCCTCTTGTTGGCACTTGTAGTGCAACAAGGTGAAAATTGCCATATGAAAACCACCATAGACTACGAGcaatccccctccccccccccaaaaaaaaacacattctccCAGCGATTTCTTTCTCATCACATTTGCCAGCCAGCTCTGGGTGTAATGCCTCAGAGCTCTCCTCAGCTCTCAGCGCTCTGCTGCTCCGCACGCTGCATCAGCTGATCAGTCACGTGCTCTGGAAGTCGCGAGTCACCCTTTTGCAAAATGGAGTTGTCTGAGTCTGTGCAGAGGGGGCTGCAATCTCTAGCCGAGCCGTCCGCCTTCGACCAGAGCAGCTACAGGGTATTGGTGGACGTGTCCTTCCGGAGCCTGCTGTCCGCTGAAGCCGAGCCCGGAGTCCTCGGTGAGCTGCCGCCGCTCCTCGCCGCTGCTTTTTTGTCTCCGACGCTGTTTCCGGTTTCACCCCGTGTGGCTGTGTGGAGAAGCCGCCTCGACGTTTGCGGGTTTGACGGCGTCCCTGGATGCTGCCAGTCGCTCTAACCCGAATGGCCCCGTGTTTCTATTAAGATCTTTAACGAGGCGGATTGGTTCAGCGGACAGCCGCCCATCAGCTGGGCTGAAGCGGTCTTAGTCTTTTCTGCTGCCTGCTTTACATTCAGCAGCAGTCGCACAATATCACACGGCACTCGGGACGCCTTTTGTCATTTAAACTGACATCAAGTCTACTCAGCATATAGAGGGTGTTAAGACTATTCCAATCACCATTAGTCAAAGCTGATGGTGGACACTGTTATCTTAACCCTCTCAGATCTTTGGCTCGTGTTGCTAATTTTGATTTTAGGTAGGCTAAATAGCCTATAAATGATGCAATGTGACCGCAGATTTGGCTGCCTTATGTTACATATCCTCTGACATGGCTGCATCggttgtttttacacacaccatgtgTTGTCCAACCTCTGCAGCATTCCGACTCTTTATAACGGCAAAGTTTTAtagaaagtgaaatgttcaccatacaaacaacccaacaaagGACCCCTGGCTGATGCAGCCGAGGGGCCCATTCACATGCAAATCATCATTGATGTCCACTCTGCACGTCAATCTAGAAAGCACGAGTGTATGAGTCGCAAATCTAGCCTAGCCTACATCATTTATGGAGATCAGACGCGTCTGTTGTGTCCATATAGAGAATAAAGGCTGCGTGTTGCTGGCGACCTGCAGAGGTGCATCCTCATGCCGCCGTGTGTTTGTGCTTCCAGATCAGCCCGAGCTGAAGCACGTCGACCAGATACTGCTGAAACAGAGTCACACCGCAGCGACCACCTTCATACTGGAGGCAGTCAAGCACAACGCGGACAGGTCAGCGATAAGGTAGGCGACATCAGACAGAAGGGTTCCTGTAGAACGTGCTTCTGTAACCCCATACCTGCTAAATATAGACTCATTAGGTGTCCGTATGTGGCTGGGGAAATTGTGCTCTTAAATCAGTGTGCCGTGAAATTGTACTCTtgctttattttgtatattcATATTGTTTGCATGATTTTAATCACATTGCATGTAAGGACACTATTGTGACCTACATGTCTCAAAAGGGCCTGAGCTTATAAAACATGTATTAATTAAATCTGTGAAATATTGTATTATTCCTATAAAACTAGATTAAACTTTAAGACAGATATATtggtacatttaaaatattgctaaTCAATGTGATTCACAGGAggtctgttgttgttattgaaaTGAGTTAATTAGCCATGCTGTTGTCGTGTTCTGCACGTGTGGCCATATGTGTCCCAGATGTGTAACTATGGGATGTCCTGCTAGTATGCCAGCAGCAGTGTTCCCGCAGATAAACAAAGGTTAAGGTTAGTTAGTTTGGTGGAATTAGCATAATTAAGCAAATTGTCTGCAAGTTTTATGGAACAGCAAATGGCtgcaaatcaataaaaataatggtGGTTACAGTTGGATGAGTGGATCACTGGTGGCTTCTTAAAATACAGTTTCTCACATCTACATTGGCTTAACAATTAGCTTTTTAGTTAAGGAAAGAAGAGTGGTATTCTGATCATCAGCTAAGTGTCTAGGATATAAAGAAGATAAACACTCACTCAGGTACTGTAGGTCTGCTTGTTTGTGATCATCCAACAAACAAGCACCAATATACAGCTAACATGTCATTTAGAACTTTAGAAATAGATTAATTTTTTTACTCCCTTGAAAATCTCAGCTTTTAGGTTGTTTTGCATTTCTCCACatttaaaaactacattttaactGTGATTACAAACACTATGTTAACTTGGAAAATGGAGACATTAACATGTATTCATTCTACATGGAAATAAAGCAGCACATACGGAGCGTATTTGTTACTTTGTAATCTCTTCttggaaaatagaaaaaaataatacacgGGTCACTATGAATGCCATGTGTAGAGTTATCCcaaaatatatcttttttaaatgtttgatgaCACTTTAAAGTAATTAAAGTGTTTGTTCTTGCAGCTCCTGCCTTGAAGAACTTGCATTCAGTGCAGAGAGAATAGAAATATTCTATAGCACACACCAGGTGACAGTGCACACATTATTGCACCATTTCTTCTTCATGGATTCTTGTGTCTGTGGCTGACTTGTTCTTCACTCACTgctccatgttttgttttacagaaaCATAAAAAGGAGCTGGAGCGTCTGTTAGCAAGGTAAGCCTATAATAAAATGCTTAGAGCTGTCAGTGGTGGAGCGATTTGTGGAGGTGTTGAtcttatttttaaatagttttatccAAACTCATATCTCCAAGATGAAcatgagatttttttaaaggataacAATTAAACATTGCCGAATTATAACTGAACGCTTTTGCTTATTGATGGTTCATTGAAGGTTCACTAAAGGTTTTCCAATTATAATTCGACTCCACATCCCTAATGGCAGCCTAAGGATGACTTCAGACGTGGGGGGGAAACGGAGGGATCAGCACGTGAATATACTCAAATAGTTTCAACGCTCTCTTGTAGAATTGGATTGGATTTACTGAAATTAAGGGAAGAGCAAGCAATGTGTTGCTTCAGCTCCGTGAGGAGCAGAGAGGGTCGACATGCCGTGGGATTAattgcaatgtaaatgtaaacgcTGCTTTATGACGCGCCATAAACAAGCGTACTTTGTGAAAGAACCACATTGTATGCAAACTGATTTCAGACAGTTGCAAACAAATTGCCAATTCATATAAAACACCGGAAAGTATtgaaatctaaaaacaaaaaaaataaagtgtcacACAAAACTGCGGGACATGTGGTTTATCAACATTTGTTAAATACGGAAATGCTTAAAAGGATCCGGCTAAACGTGCTGCAGGAGATACATTTCTGTACTTCCTGTATAAAGTCCACTTAATCAAGACTACATAATGCAACAGTCTTGTCTGTCCCATCTCCTCTAGCATAGGAAGGTGTCCACCTCGGATTAACGACGCGTCGTGGCGTCTACAATACCACGTGAAGGTACAGAACACCAGCACATTTTGTCCTTTTACGTAAACAATTTCTTTCGTCAAACTGACGAAAGAAATGCCTTTTTTTCCCGACAGAACGATCAGGTTGACAAGGTCAACGAGCCTTTCTATTTGATTTCATTGAACACTGAGGTAAgacacgctctctctctctcccacacattTTTATGCCTCCACTTTTCGTGTTATTTTCCTGGATGTGTTTGGTACGTTTCAGTGCGTAAAACAATGGCCGTGTTTGTTCCTTTTGTCAGAATGAAGGATCCGAGGAAGATATCAACTTCACCTGCACAGTGGAGCAGCTACAGGTAGATGAAGGCTTTTGGTTCCTGGTTgccttttattttaagttttcgTTTTCCATTTCATTCTAGAGTTAGACCGTTTTGCAGTTGCATCACTCGCTTTTACGCACCGCATTCAGCCTCGCaatgaaaaaaactaacaaaatgcAAAGTCGACTCACTGAGCTGATTGCTGCAGGGCAATTATCCTCTTCAGACGGGGAAGCTTCCACAGAACATATCTGTTAAATTCTTAGACATAATAAACGAAAGGGCTTTTTCTGCACATGGAATGAATTTTCACTTCTGCTGccaaatataaaatgttttggtttttttaaactacagaaCATTAGATTGCATTGAAGATGATTCATAAAGTTAGTCTAGTATAAAAAGAAGTTCCAGCATGGCCTATCCTGTTTGATGCGTCCTGTTCATGTAATGTGTTAGAGCTGACCTGTATTTAAACCATGTGGGCTGCGATCATATTCACGATGCTAACTATTTGGTGTATTTAATTCGAACCTAGTCTTATCGGTGTCAATCAAGTCAGACGGGATCAAAAATTCTCAACGCATACtaattttgtttaattgttagcctatttatAATGAGCGTAATTCATAGCGtaaatttgttacatttttaaatgctatttaaGGTTATCTCCGCCGGACCTTCTTCTTGAAAATGATCAATGGCTGCTTGTTTTCAGGACTTGGTGGGAAAGCTCAAAGACGCTGCGAAGAGTGTGGAGAAAGCCAGTCAGATGTGATGCCGGGGTCCAGTCTCCTCGCCCTCTCTGCACCGCAAAGCACTGAACTCCAGCGGCATTGCTCATCTCTTCAGAGCTTCTTTTTTTGTACCTGAGATTGAAAGACGTGTATGCATGTGAGACAATTATCATTCCAACGTGTGCGTTtcaattaaaacagaaaaaaaaaaaaaaaatcaaatccaNNNNNNNNNNTTTCAATACAAATCACTGCTTGGTGTGCTCACATTGAGCCCATTTGTCTTTAGAACATTTGGTGGGGAAATacgttttaataataaaaacagttgaTATAATTTGTGTCATATCTGAAACATGTAGGTTAGTTTAGTTTGTACAAAGtagctgtctgtgttttgtcaaCTCTGAGTAGGATAGTTGTCATAGTTTTATGACAGCAGTGTATTTTGTTTCCTGCAGTATTTGTTGCAACGAGAGGATCAGCCcagcttttttttctggagGTCTCGGACTGATAGAAGTTATTTATAAAAGACTAACAAAGAgctgtttcccttttttgccAACATTAAATGTCGGTCTCTTTAGACTTTAAAAGCTTTCTGCATTCACCTTACAGCTGATAGTTTAAAGCTCCTCAGTTGAAGCGGCTCAGATTCCATAAACATCCTTCGTTTTCTGCGGCGCTGGCTGAAGGATAAAGGCTCCAATTCATCAAGTGGAAGTTGCGgcgcattttttttttttttgatttcgATGTCAGGACAGCCTGTGACAAAGGTTTGACGCCAGAGTCATTTGTCATATGGACGTGTTTTAACCAAGTGAGTGGGTCTTTTAAAGCAACGATGGGCAGAGATGAATAAGGTAGCCTGGTGCTTTAACAGACTGAGTGGATCGAGGCATTTAGACGACCAGAACGACacggtgtgtgtgcgtgggctGCAGTTATTTTTAACATCAGAGAGACGAGAGCACACCATCAGTAGCCTACTCATCAGACGCCACTAATTATAGTGTCATTTGAGCGAAAGTAGGATAGCCTACATAGGCTGTTAAGTGCATGGATTGCGCCTTTTCGAGACGAAAAGTGTATCaaactgtgtaaatgtgtaGCCCAGGCTATTATGGGTTATTTTAAACCATGCGTCATAGCTGCATTAGAAAGACTAGAATACACCGAGAGTATTTTTTTCTGCGCCTGTAAGTAGCTGTCTGGTGTCAGCCTCAggcaaacacaaaactgctgaGTAGATGCGATTTTGGTGGTTAAACACTATTAAaatgtgcaggtgtgtgtttactgtgtgtgttattttatatCATACGTAGTAGATCGGGAGAAAAAGAACAGACTACACCGACAGTAATTCCCAGGCATCCTTAAGCGACGACACCACGTGACCAAATGCGGGGCGGGCGAAGTACAAGCCATTTTGGGTAGGCTACGGTGTCAGTTTCCacggagcacacacacacacacacactgctgcattTTACTGGGGGTGAAGCGGATATTTTGGAGGCAAAGTTATCGGTGCCTAAGTGGGAGCCTTCCCGAGACAAAGCCGGAGGACGGGTCCCTCTCGAAGCCGCGGATCGGATACGCTCACAGCGCGCAGGCGGCGAGGAAAAGAGGAGTTTTATTTGCACATCTGAAATGCGCTCCGGTCCGCCGTGCGCTCACTGCCACTGACAGCGTCTGCAGCCTGCTTCAAGATGGCGGCTCGGCTCCTATTCATTTTCTGCTGATCGCCTCCCAACTTTCATTGTCTATTCGCCTCAAGACCCACCGATTCCCAGCCGAGCCTCCAGGTATGTCTTATTCGATATCCTCTCTAACTAACGGGGGCAGAAAGAGAGGTTTACGGTCGGTGATTTTTGTGGTTTTCTACGGTCCGATCCAGCGGTGGATGTGGAGCTTTCAACGGTGGCTGCAGCGATCACCGACGTggagctctgtgtgtgtctgcgcaccactttttttttgcaaaacatgTTCCCCGCTCGGGCACGAACGCGAATTAAGATCCACGGACACCCAGTGTTGCATTATATACTAGTCAGTCATCTGTCTGTATAAGTTGATTACGGCTGGGCTTTGCTTTGCGTCGTTTGGATTTATGTAAAGTGGGAGATCTCAGGCGAACCAGGCTGGGTTTGCTCAGATGTTAACAGCAGCAAGTGCTCCAAACGGTCCTTCTGTGTTCATCTTTCCACACAGCGCTTTTATTTTATAGAGTCTTGATGCCTGGGGTGTTGTGAACAGGGTGTTATGTTGGTTTTGGGATAATATGCCTAAATGTTGGATTTATTAACTTAACTTGGATTGCTCCCATAACGTGACAAGAAGGCAAACCATTTTAACATGTGCATAAATGTTTCATGACGGCTGCTTGGTAAACACTGGATCATCGTTTAACATGCGCTGTGGCTCTTTAGGTCTTAGTGTATGGTTATCATAATTAAGAAGACTGGTTTGGTTTTTgagaaattttaaaaacaaaaatatgggcGAGACGTCGGCCAGAATACAAAAAGCTGGTTGTGTCTCGCAAGCAGCCAAAGCACCGGTAGTTTGAATTTATTTCATATAGCCTAGCCTACGACATGCTATGGCCAGCATAGATTGTTGGTTTGTTGACATATATAAACTCTGGTTCTGGTTTTCAATCCACATTTTCACCTTTTTACGGCTATACGCTGGCCCACACGTAGCTCTGAATCTGGGGCTAAAGGACAATCATACATAGCAGGGCTTTTGCCtcttggatttaaaaaaatatcatttTACTCATTATGCTTTTGAGAACCCTATGTGTGCTCAATGGGTTAAAATGTCACCTATTTACGTTTCGGGTTTGCTGGTTTACAGCCTCACGGGTCTGTGAATAGATGTTGTAATAGCCCATCAGACTGGATGGTTTACAGTGTGTGATGAGCACAATTTAACACTAAACCAACGTTATTCTTGTTTGTATCGTCTATTGTGCATTTCACTCAGCAATTAGGAATCGGTGGTTATTTAGGCTATTTCAGGATTTTCTGATTTGACTGACAGCTGTAATCTGAGGTCTTGGTTTTTCCCCATTGCTGATTTTAATTGGGTTATTTCCAGCTGCTGTTGATTTAGGTGTAAGGGGAACCTTCACAAGAGGAACTGTTCTCGTTTGGGAATAAATGAGGTTAGGGTCATTGCAAGAAGCGAGGGAAAATCTCCTCATTCGTTG is a genomic window of Etheostoma spectabile isolate EspeVRDwgs_2016 chromosome 22, UIUC_Espe_1.0, whole genome shotgun sequence containing:
- the commd3 gene encoding COMM domain-containing protein 3 isoform X1, producing the protein MELSESVQRGLQSLAEPSAFDQSSYRVLVDVSFRSLLSAEAEPGVLDQPELKHVDQILLKQSHTAATTFILEAVKHNADRSAISSCLEELAFSAERIEIFYSTHQKHKKELERLLASLVCPISSSIGRCPPRINDASWRLQYHVKNDQVDKVNEPFYLISLNTENEGSEEDINFTCTVEQLQDLVGKLKDAAKSVEKASQM
- the commd3 gene encoding COMM domain-containing protein 3 isoform X2 — encoded protein: MELSESVQRGLQSLAEPSAFDQSSYRVLVDVSFRSLLSAEAEPGVLDQPELKHVDQILLKQSHTAATTFILEAVKHNADRSAISSCLEELAFSAERIEIFYSTHQKHKKELERLLASIGRCPPRINDASWRLQYHVKNDQVDKVNEPFYLISLNTENEGSEEDINFTCTVEQLQDLVGKLKDAAKSVEKASQM